The Pseudomonas azadiae genome includes a window with the following:
- a CDS encoding efflux transporter outer membrane subunit — translation MKPGKTGTTVLALTLLNGCMVGPHYETPTTPPISLVTAQKALFAQQAPVQARWWSFFDDAELDRLIDTALAHNHDIRQAQANLLASRAVFDDRRLDQYPGVTARTAYGRSLEQQLPFDGGPPERMLSQTYRAGFDVQWEIDVFGRLQRLTASAMARSQAAQADLALMQLSIAADVARYYYEQQGLSRSLEVAQAQVSAWRETLTLTSAQVRAGSGQFEDQQNAHANLLLSEAAIPPLLTRIQETGYRLDVLTGQPPRQQQALAKAHFLAPLARQLPLGDVDQLIRNRPDVVSAERLLAASTEDVGVATADLYPRLNLGGFIGFFALRGGDLGSASRAYELAPSVDWPAFRLGNVRARLRGSQAQAEGALARYQQSLLKAQEDVENALMRLAQDQTRLGALLASATHAEHAIDIASKRYRSGSGTYMAVLENQRAFFLIQKDVADAETASYLNAIALYKALGWGSGGAAQAQSADKPLASN, via the coding sequence ATGAAGCCCGGCAAAACTGGCACCACCGTGCTGGCGCTGACGCTGCTCAACGGCTGCATGGTCGGGCCGCATTACGAAACGCCCACGACCCCACCGATCAGCCTGGTCACTGCACAAAAGGCGTTGTTCGCCCAACAGGCGCCGGTGCAGGCCCGGTGGTGGTCGTTTTTTGACGACGCCGAACTCGATCGCCTGATCGACACGGCGCTGGCGCATAACCATGACATCCGCCAGGCACAGGCCAACTTGCTGGCTTCCCGCGCGGTGTTTGATGATCGCCGGCTCGACCAGTATCCCGGCGTCACTGCCCGTACCGCCTATGGCCGCAGCCTGGAGCAGCAGTTGCCGTTCGACGGTGGGCCACCCGAGCGGATGCTGTCACAGACCTATCGCGCCGGCTTTGATGTGCAATGGGAGATTGATGTGTTCGGGCGGTTGCAGCGCCTGACGGCCTCGGCCATGGCGCGCTCGCAGGCGGCCCAGGCGGACCTGGCGCTGATGCAGTTGAGCATCGCTGCCGACGTGGCGCGTTATTACTACGAGCAGCAAGGCTTGAGCCGCAGCCTGGAGGTGGCCCAGGCCCAGGTCAGTGCCTGGCGCGAAACGCTCACGCTGACCAGCGCTCAGGTGCGCGCCGGCAGCGGCCAATTCGAGGATCAGCAAAACGCCCATGCCAACCTGCTGCTCAGTGAGGCGGCGATTCCACCGTTGCTGACACGGATCCAGGAAACCGGTTATCGCCTGGACGTTTTGACCGGCCAACCACCGCGTCAACAGCAGGCCCTGGCCAAGGCGCACTTCCTTGCGCCCCTGGCCCGGCAACTGCCCTTGGGCGATGTCGACCAACTGATCCGCAATCGTCCGGATGTGGTCAGCGCCGAACGCCTGCTGGCTGCCAGCACCGAAGACGTCGGCGTCGCCACAGCCGACTTGTACCCACGCCTGAACCTGGGCGGTTTCATTGGCTTCTTCGCCCTGCGCGGCGGCGACCTGGGCAGCGCATCGCGGGCTTATGAGCTGGCGCCGTCGGTGGACTGGCCGGCGTTTCGCCTGGGCAACGTGCGCGCACGCCTGCGCGGTTCCCAGGCCCAGGCCGAAGGTGCCCTGGCGCGCTATCAACAGTCGCTGCTCAAGGCCCAGGAAGATGTGGAAAATGCACTGATGCGCCTGGCGCAGGACCAGACCCGCCTGGGCGCGTTGCTGGCGTCCGCCACACATGCCGAGCACGCGATCGACATCGCCAGCAAACGCTACCGCAGCGGTTCGGGCACCTACATGGCGGTGCTGGAAAACCAGCGCGCGTTTTTCCTGATCCAGAAGGACGTGGCCGATGCGGAGACAGCGTCCTATCTCAACGCCATCGCGCTATACAAGGCGCTGGGCTGGGGCAGTGGCGGTGCGGCTCAGGCTCAATCAGCGGACAAACCATTGGCTAGCAATTGA
- a CDS encoding nitroreductase family protein yields MTPTIDLLASHRSDRSFQSTPVSDEHLDAILRAGHLAPTSFNAQHISVVVVRDANTRQRIAAVAGGQPWIVSAPVFITLVVDFHKTAVGAALNGQQQQIQRHLEGLIAASTDGGIILSALMIAARSLGLGVVPVGGIRANAEAMIELLGLPEQTFALCGLALGHVHEPAPQKPRMGIEAFRHDERYNRAALAPAISAYDQHLMRHWQIIGRADGQSWSSTVGRTYARNYRPDLKAQLLANGLSAD; encoded by the coding sequence ATGACCCCGACCATCGACTTGCTCGCCAGCCACCGCAGCGACCGCAGCTTCCAATCCACGCCCGTCAGCGACGAACACCTGGATGCCATCTTGCGGGCCGGCCACCTGGCACCGACGTCATTCAATGCCCAGCATATTTCCGTAGTGGTCGTGCGCGATGCAAACACCCGCCAGCGCATTGCGGCGGTCGCGGGCGGCCAACCCTGGATCGTGTCGGCGCCGGTGTTTATCACGCTGGTGGTGGACTTTCACAAGACCGCCGTCGGTGCCGCGCTCAATGGTCAGCAACAGCAAATCCAGCGGCACTTGGAAGGGCTGATCGCCGCCAGCACCGATGGCGGCATTATCCTCAGCGCCCTGATGATCGCCGCGCGCTCATTGGGGTTGGGCGTGGTGCCGGTGGGCGGCATTCGTGCCAACGCCGAGGCGATGATCGAACTGCTCGGGCTGCCCGAGCAGACCTTCGCCCTGTGCGGCCTGGCCCTGGGTCATGTGCACGAGCCGGCGCCGCAGAAACCGCGCATGGGCATCGAGGCCTTCCGTCACGACGAGCGCTACAACCGGGCCGCGCTGGCACCGGCGATCAGTGCCTATGACCAGCACCTGATGCGCCATTGGCAGATCATTGGCCGTGCGGACGGCCAGTCCTGGTCAAGCACCGTGGGCCGCACGTACGCACGCAACTACCGGCCCGACCTCAAGGCTCAATTGCTAGCCAATGGTTTGTCCGCTGATTGA
- a CDS encoding MexW/MexI family multidrug efflux RND transporter permease subunit, with protein sequence MTFTDIFVRRPVLALVVSILILLLGVMSLLQLPIRQYPMLESSTITVTTEYPGASSDLMQGFVTQPIAQAVSSVEGVDYLSSSSVQGRSVVTVRMELNRDSTQALTEVMAKVNQVRFRLPEQAYDPVIERSSGESTAVAYIGFSSPTLSTPALTDYLARVVEPVMSTIEGVAKVQVFGGQTLAMRLWIDPARLAARGLTAADVADAVRRNNYQAAPGKVKGLFVVANLRVNTDLTNVNEFRDLVLRNDGNGLVRLKDVGTVELGAASSETSATMDGVSAVHLGLFPTPGGNPLVIVDGIKKLLPDVRKTLPPDVKAELAFETARFIQTSIDEVMKTLLEALLIVVIVIYLCLGSLRTVLIPVVTIPLSMLGAAALMLAFGFSLNLLTLLAMVLAVGLVVDDAIVVVENVHRHIEEGKTPVAAALVGAREVAGPVIAMTITLAAVYAPIGMMGGLTGALFREFALTLAGAVIVSGVVALTLSPVMSSFLLQSKQSEGRMAHLANRVFDGLALRYAKVLDLSLRHRWLSGLFALLVMISLPWLYQLPQRELAPTEDQAGLLTAIKAPQHANLEYVERFSAKLNEVYGRLPETVSTWIINGSDGIASSIGGINLTLWGERERTAAQIQVDLQAATNDVEGTSIFAFQLPALPGSTGGLPVQLVLRSSQDYRVLYETMEQIKQKARDSGLFAVVDSDLDYNNPVVQVRVDRAKANSLGIRMQDIGESLAVLVGENYLNRFGLEGRSYDVIAQSPGTERLTPEALTRQYVRTEDGTLIPLSTVIQVSEHVEPNKLTQFNQQNAATFQGVPAAGITLGDAVAFLEGVTAELPVGFSYDWQSDARQYTQEGNALLLAFLAAVIVIYLVLAAQYESLMDPLIILITVPLSISGALIPLALGYATINIYTQIGLVTLIGLISKHGILMVEFANALQAQEHLDRSEAIRKAAQIRLRPILMTTAAMVVGLVPLLFASGAGANSRYGLGVVIVSGMLIGTCFTLFVLPTVYTLLARKHSVAASTPRAQSLAQTLRSEP encoded by the coding sequence ATGACTTTCACCGATATTTTCGTTCGGCGGCCGGTGCTTGCGCTCGTCGTCAGTATTCTGATCCTGCTGCTGGGGGTCATGTCCTTGCTGCAGTTGCCGATTCGCCAGTACCCGATGCTGGAAAGCTCCACCATCACCGTGACCACTGAATACCCCGGCGCTTCGTCAGACCTGATGCAGGGCTTCGTCACGCAACCGATTGCCCAGGCGGTGTCGTCGGTGGAAGGCGTGGATTACCTGTCGAGTTCGTCGGTGCAGGGGCGCAGCGTGGTCACGGTGCGCATGGAGCTCAACCGTGACTCGACCCAGGCGCTCACGGAAGTCATGGCCAAGGTCAACCAGGTGCGTTTCCGGCTGCCGGAGCAGGCCTATGACCCGGTGATCGAGCGCTCGTCCGGCGAGTCGACGGCGGTGGCCTATATCGGGTTCTCCAGCCCGACCCTGTCGACCCCGGCCTTGACCGATTACCTGGCACGGGTGGTGGAGCCGGTGATGAGCACCATCGAGGGCGTGGCCAAGGTCCAGGTGTTCGGCGGGCAAACCCTGGCGATGCGCCTGTGGATCGACCCCGCACGGCTGGCCGCTCGCGGCCTGACCGCCGCCGATGTGGCCGACGCGGTACGCCGCAACAACTACCAGGCGGCGCCGGGCAAGGTCAAAGGCCTGTTTGTGGTCGCCAACCTGCGGGTCAATACCGACCTGACCAACGTCAATGAATTTCGCGATTTGGTGCTGCGCAACGATGGCAACGGCCTGGTGCGCCTGAAGGATGTCGGCACCGTGGAGCTGGGCGCGGCGTCCAGCGAAACCAGCGCCACCATGGACGGCGTTTCAGCCGTGCACCTGGGGTTGTTCCCGACACCCGGCGGCAACCCGCTGGTGATCGTCGACGGTATCAAGAAACTTCTGCCGGACGTGCGCAAGACCCTGCCGCCGGACGTCAAGGCCGAGCTGGCGTTTGAAACGGCGCGCTTTATCCAGACCTCCATCGACGAGGTGATGAAGACCCTGCTCGAAGCCTTGCTGATCGTGGTGATTGTCATCTACCTGTGCCTGGGGTCGTTGCGCACGGTACTGATTCCGGTGGTGACCATCCCCTTGTCGATGCTGGGCGCCGCGGCGCTGATGCTGGCGTTCGGTTTCAGTCTCAACCTGTTGACGCTGTTGGCGATGGTGCTGGCCGTGGGGCTGGTGGTGGACGATGCGATTGTGGTGGTGGAGAACGTGCACCGGCATATCGAGGAGGGCAAGACCCCGGTGGCGGCCGCTCTGGTCGGTGCGCGGGAAGTGGCGGGCCCGGTGATCGCCATGACCATTACCCTGGCGGCGGTGTATGCGCCTATCGGCATGATGGGCGGCCTCACGGGGGCGTTGTTTCGTGAGTTCGCCCTGACCCTGGCCGGCGCGGTGATCGTGTCCGGCGTGGTGGCGCTGACGTTGTCGCCGGTCATGAGTTCGTTCCTGCTGCAGTCCAAGCAATCGGAAGGGCGCATGGCACACCTGGCCAACCGCGTTTTTGACGGTCTGGCACTGCGTTATGCCAAGGTGCTGGACCTGTCGCTGCGGCATCGCTGGCTCAGCGGGCTGTTTGCCTTGCTGGTGATGATCAGCCTGCCGTGGTTGTACCAGTTGCCGCAGCGGGAGCTGGCGCCCACCGAGGACCAGGCGGGGCTGCTCACTGCGATCAAGGCGCCGCAACATGCCAACCTGGAATACGTCGAGCGCTTTTCCGCCAAGCTGAATGAGGTCTACGGGCGGCTGCCGGAAACCGTCAGCACCTGGATCATCAATGGCAGCGACGGCATCGCCTCGAGCATTGGCGGCATCAACCTGACGCTGTGGGGCGAGCGCGAGCGCACCGCCGCGCAGATCCAGGTCGACCTGCAAGCGGCCACCAACGACGTGGAAGGCACCAGCATCTTTGCCTTCCAGCTGCCGGCCTTGCCGGGCTCCACCGGTGGCCTGCCGGTGCAACTGGTGCTGCGCAGCTCCCAGGATTACCGCGTGCTGTACGAAACCATGGAGCAGATCAAGCAGAAGGCCCGCGACAGTGGTTTGTTCGCCGTGGTCGACAGTGACCTGGACTACAACAACCCGGTGGTACAGGTGCGGGTGGACCGGGCCAAGGCCAACAGCCTGGGGATCCGCATGCAGGACATCGGAGAATCGTTGGCGGTGCTGGTGGGGGAAAACTACCTCAACCGCTTTGGCCTGGAGGGCCGTTCCTATGATGTGATTGCCCAGAGCCCGGGCACTGAGCGACTGACGCCCGAAGCCCTGACCCGCCAGTATGTGCGCACGGAAGACGGCACACTGATTCCGCTGTCGACGGTGATCCAGGTGTCCGAGCACGTCGAACCCAACAAGCTGACCCAGTTCAACCAGCAGAACGCCGCGACCTTCCAGGGGGTGCCGGCGGCCGGGATCACTCTGGGCGACGCCGTGGCGTTCCTGGAAGGCGTCACCGCCGAGTTGCCCGTGGGGTTCAGCTACGACTGGCAATCCGATGCGCGGCAATACACCCAGGAAGGCAATGCGCTGCTGCTGGCGTTCCTGGCGGCGGTGATCGTGATCTACCTGGTACTCGCGGCGCAGTACGAAAGCCTGATGGACCCCCTGATCATCCTGATCACCGTGCCGCTGTCCATCAGCGGCGCGCTGATTCCCCTGGCGCTGGGCTACGCCACGATCAATATCTACACCCAGATTGGCCTGGTGACCCTGATCGGGCTGATCAGCAAGCACGGCATCCTGATGGTCGAGTTCGCCAACGCCCTGCAGGCCCAGGAACACCTCGACCGTTCCGAGGCGATACGCAAGGCCGCGCAGATTCGTTTACGGCCGATCCTGATGACGACGGCGGCCATGGTGGTCGGCCTGGTACCGTTGCTGTTCGCCTCGGGAGCCGGGGCCAACAGCCGCTACGGTCTGGGGGTGGTAATTGTATCGGGCATGCTGATCGGTACCTGCTTCACCCTGTTCGTGCTGCCGACGGTCTACACCCTGCTGGCCCGCAAGCATTCAGTGGCGGCCTCGACCCCACGGGCCCAGTCCCTGGCACAAACCCTGAGGAGCGAACCATGA